Proteins found in one Buchnera aphidicola str. G002 (Myzus persicae) genomic segment:
- the secE gene encoding preprotein translocase subunit SecE, which produces MNKNSHKQNESKILEKIKWLSVSVFFILSIFINYYFYEKQLLLRILIIFFLVICSISILLCTKKGKNIFSYIKMSKKEMQKITWPEYKETLYTTFIVISVTIIISLILWGLDNIIFRLIAFIISLRF; this is translated from the coding sequence ATGAATAAAAATAGCCATAAACAAAACGAATCTAAAATTCTAGAAAAAATAAAATGGTTGTCTGTGTCCGTATTCTTTATTCTATCAATTTTTATTAACTACTATTTTTATGAAAAACAATTACTTCTTCGTATATTAATAATATTTTTTTTAGTGATCTGTTCTATTAGTATTTTACTATGTACAAAAAAAGGAAAAAATATATTTTCTTATATAAAAATGTCAAAAAAAGAAATGCAAAAAATAACATGGCCAGAATATAAAGAAACTTTATATACTACATTTATTGTTATTTCTGTCACAATTATTATATCTCTTATTTTATGGGGTTTAGATAATATTATCTTTCGTTTAATAGCATTTATTATTAGTTTAAGGTTCTAA
- the murB gene encoding UDP-N-acetylmuramate dehydrogenase yields MYKIKYFSNLSIKDLNTFRVDLTAKKIIFIKNIKSLIYILQICKLYQIPHLILGEGSNVLFLKNYQGIIIVNRIKGIKIVEKSNNWLLHVFSGEKWHDLVKYTLNLGILGLENSALIPGCIGSAAIQNIGAYGLEFKDVCHYVDVMSFKNNSIIRMNKNSCKFSYRNSIFKNQYYSECVVIAVGIKLSKKWQPLIFSELENHMKPKFISAHQIFNIVSKIRTKNLPNLKKIGNAGSFFKNPIIKKKHAEKLICLYNIPYYPQSDGLIKISGGWLIEHCNLKNIQIGDAAIYQKKKLILINKKKATPQEILQLAQIIYRHVLKKFNIHLEPEVDFIGSIKKIKTSDLFTLKNKKIIY; encoded by the coding sequence ATGTATAAAATAAAATATTTTTCTAATTTATCAATAAAAGATTTAAACACATTTAGAGTAGATCTAACAGCAAAAAAAATTATTTTTATAAAAAACATTAAATCGCTTATTTATATATTACAAATATGTAAACTATATCAAATTCCTCACTTAATTTTAGGGGAAGGAAGTAATGTACTCTTTTTAAAAAATTATCAAGGAATTATTATTGTTAATCGTATTAAAGGAATAAAAATAGTAGAAAAAAGTAACAATTGGTTATTACATGTCTTTTCAGGAGAAAAATGGCATGATTTAGTAAAATATACTCTCAATTTAGGTATTTTAGGATTAGAAAATTCAGCATTAATTCCTGGTTGTATAGGATCAGCAGCAATTCAAAATATAGGTGCTTATGGTTTAGAATTTAAAGATGTATGTCATTATGTTGATGTCATGTCTTTTAAAAATAATTCTATTATAAGAATGAATAAAAATTCATGTAAATTTTCTTATCGAAATAGTATTTTTAAAAATCAATATTATTCTGAATGTGTTGTTATTGCTGTTGGAATTAAATTATCAAAAAAATGGCAACCACTTATCTTTTCTGAACTAGAAAATCACATGAAACCAAAATTTATAAGTGCACATCAAATTTTTAATATAGTATCTAAAATACGCACTAAAAATTTACCTAATCTTAAAAAAATTGGAAATGCTGGAAGTTTTTTTAAAAATCCAATTATTAAAAAAAAACATGCAGAAAAACTAATATGTTTATATAATATTCCATATTATCCGCAATCAGATGGTTTAATAAAAATTTCTGGTGGATGGCTAATTGAACATTGCAATCTTAAAAATATTCAAATTGGTGATGCTGCTATATATCAGAAAAAAAAACTTATATTAATTAATAAAAAAAAAGCGACTCCTCAAGAAATACTCCAATTAGCCCAAATAATATATAGACATGTTTTAAAAAAATTTAACATACACCTAGAACCAGAAGTAGACTTTATCGGATCTATTAAAAAAATAAAAACATCAGATCTTTTTACATTAAAAAATAAAAAAATTATTTATTAA
- the metF gene encoding methylenetetrahydrofolate reductase yields MKNFFQYHKDIILQKKENISKDIKCSFEFFPPKNPIAEKKLCSSVEYLSKLNPVFFSVTYGANSGEREKTYAIVKKINEKTGVITAPHLTCVDSTPDELKKIGEHYWNSGIRNIVALRGDTLQKNYKHKMYALDLVILLKKIANFDISVAAYPELHPESKNATFDIINLKKKIDAGANRAITQFFFNIESYLYFRDNCIKNNITSDIIPGILPVYNFQQLQRFSSMTNVKIPKWMFEIFNGLDDDPITQKMIGSTIMIDMIKNLSSEGVKNFHFYTLNQSDIIYSICRMLDL; encoded by the coding sequence ATGAAAAATTTTTTTCAATACCATAAAGATATCATACTTCAAAAAAAAGAAAATATTTCTAAAGATATCAAATGTTCTTTTGAATTTTTTCCACCTAAAAATCCTATAGCAGAAAAAAAATTATGCTCTTCAGTTGAGTATCTTAGTAAATTAAATCCAGTCTTTTTTTCTGTGACTTATGGTGCCAATAGTGGCGAACGTGAAAAGACATATGCAATCGTAAAAAAAATAAATGAAAAAACCGGAGTCATAACAGCACCACATTTAACTTGCGTGGATTCTACACCTGATGAATTAAAGAAAATAGGAGAACATTATTGGAACAGTGGTATCCGTAATATCGTTGCGTTAAGAGGAGATACATTGCAAAAAAATTATAAGCATAAAATGTATGCCTTAGATTTAGTGATTTTATTAAAAAAAATTGCCAATTTTGATATTTCTGTCGCTGCATATCCGGAATTACATCCAGAATCAAAAAACGCTACATTTGATATTATAAATTTAAAAAAAAAGATTGATGCGGGTGCAAATAGGGCTATTACACAGTTTTTTTTTAATATTGAAAGTTATCTTTATTTCCGAGATAATTGTATTAAAAACAATATTACTTCTGATATTATACCAGGTATTCTACCAGTTTATAATTTTCAGCAATTACAACGTTTCTCTAGTATGACTAACGTCAAGATCCCAAAATGGATGTTTGAAATATTTAATGGATTAGATGATGATCCAATTACACAAAAAATGATAGGTTCTACTATAATGATAGATATGATAAAAAATTTATCTTCTGAAGGAGTAAAAAATTTTCATTTTTATACTTTAAATCAATCTGATATTATTTATTCTATTTGTCGTATGTTAGATTTATAA
- the argE gene encoding acetylornithine deacetylase, translating to MERKIPSFIKIYESLISIPTISSHNKLLDQTNKNFIDLLSNYLSDLNFSIKINQVPDTNKFNMLASIGSGDGGLLLSGHSDTVDFDENTWTKDPFTLTEIDNKFYGLGTVDMKGFFAFLLEVLSSINSKKIKKPIYILSTANEETDMSGAKYFMTSSIIRPDCIIIGEPTSLELINAHKGHISYSIQVVGSTGHSSNPDDGVNSIEIMHNIIENLISLKKYLKQKYENKKFSVPYPTMNLSSIHGGDAINRICSLCTLNIEIRPIPGLTLTQIEILIQEKLQSIIQKWSNRIILKKLYSAVPAYQCCKNKNVTKIVEKLCSLNSKTANYCTEAPFFKKIAPTLILGPGSIRQAHQPDEYLDSSFIQPTINVFNKIIHKFCC from the coding sequence ATGGAAAGAAAAATTCCTTCTTTTATTAAAATTTATGAATCATTAATTAGTATTCCTACAATTAGTAGTCATAATAAATTATTAGATCAAACGAATAAAAACTTTATTGATTTATTATCTAATTATTTATCTGATTTAAATTTTTCAATAAAAATAAATCAAGTTCCAGATACTAATAAATTTAATATGTTAGCTTCTATTGGTTCAGGAGATGGAGGATTACTTCTATCTGGTCATTCAGATACTGTTGATTTTGACGAAAATACATGGACAAAAGATCCTTTTACTTTAACTGAAATTGATAATAAATTTTATGGATTAGGAACAGTGGATATGAAAGGATTTTTTGCTTTTTTGTTAGAAGTACTGTCTTCTATAAATAGCAAGAAAATAAAAAAACCAATTTATATTCTATCTACTGCTAATGAAGAAACGGATATGTCTGGAGCCAAATATTTTATGACATCAAGCATTATCAGACCAGATTGTATAATCATTGGAGAACCTACATCTTTAGAATTAATAAATGCACATAAAGGACATATATCTTATTCAATTCAAGTAGTTGGCAGTACTGGTCATTCTAGCAATCCTGATGATGGTGTCAATAGTATTGAAATTATGCATAATATTATCGAAAACTTGATTTCTTTAAAAAAATATCTCAAACAAAAATACGAAAATAAAAAGTTTTCAGTACCATACCCCACTATGAATTTATCTTCTATACATGGAGGAGATGCTATTAATCGAATTTGTTCTTTATGCACTTTAAATATTGAAATACGACCTATACCTGGATTGACTTTAACACAAATTGAAATTTTAATTCAAGAAAAGTTACAATCAATTATACAAAAATGGTCTAATCGTATTATTTTAAAAAAACTTTATAGTGCAGTACCTGCTTATCAATGTTGTAAAAATAAGAACGTTACAAAAATAGTCGAAAAACTATGCAGTTTAAATAGTAAAACAGCAAATTACTGTACGGAGGCACCTTTTTTTAAAAAAATTGCTCCTACCTTAATATTGGGACCTGGATCTATTAGACAAGCACATCAACCAGATGAATATTTAGATTCTTCTTTCATTCAACCGACTATAAATGTTTTTAATAAAATTATACATAAATTTTGTTGCTAA
- the argC gene encoding N-acetyl-gamma-glutamyl-phosphate reductase produces MLNVLIVGASGYAGAELVNYMNRHEFAKIKKIFVSQNSLDIGKMFSEVHQQFTDIVNLKFESMSNFNISDQEIDVVFLATDHNVSHDLVPFFLSSNCVVFDLSASYRIKESKVYLDHYGFVHQYKQLLKKSIYGLAEWQEKKIRQAQLVAVPGCYATCVQLALKPLVEENILCKDHIPIINAVSGVSGAGRKVNMTNSFCEVSLQPYNIFTHRHTPEIVENLGIPIIFIPHLGSFSRGIIATITCKLKLNIKILDMYNIFNKFYKNKPLIRIYNKFLPSIKTVVKLPYCDIGFKIQDNYIVIVAAEDNLLKGAAAQAVQCFNMRFGFSETESII; encoded by the coding sequence ATGTTAAATGTATTAATTGTTGGAGCGAGTGGTTACGCTGGTGCAGAATTAGTAAATTACATGAATCGTCATGAATTTGCAAAAATAAAAAAAATATTTGTCTCACAAAATAGTTTAGATATAGGTAAAATGTTTTCAGAAGTTCATCAACAATTTACAGATATTGTAAATTTAAAATTTGAATCTATGAGTAATTTTAATATATCAGATCAAGAAATTGATGTTGTTTTTTTGGCAACAGACCATAATGTGAGTCATGATTTAGTTCCTTTTTTTTTATCTTCTAATTGTGTTGTATTTGATCTTTCTGCTTCATATAGAATAAAAGAAAGTAAAGTTTATCTAGATCATTATGGATTCGTTCATCAATATAAACAACTTTTAAAAAAATCTATTTATGGATTAGCAGAATGGCAAGAAAAAAAAATAAGACAAGCACAATTAGTTGCAGTGCCTGGATGTTATGCAACTTGTGTGCAATTAGCATTAAAGCCTTTGGTTGAAGAAAATATTTTATGCAAGGATCATATCCCTATTATTAATGCTGTTAGTGGTGTAAGTGGCGCGGGTAGAAAAGTGAATATGACGAATAGTTTTTGTGAAGTAAGTTTACAGCCATATAATATTTTTACGCATCGTCATACTCCTGAAATTGTAGAAAATTTAGGTATTCCAATAATTTTTATTCCGCATTTAGGTTCATTTTCTCGTGGGATTATTGCTACAATTACATGTAAATTAAAACTTAATATTAAAATACTTGATATGTATAATATATTTAATAAATTTTATAAAAACAAACCATTAATTCGTATATATAATAAATTTTTGCCGAGTATTAAAACAGTTGTAAAACTTCCATATTGTGATATTGGTTTTAAGATTCAAGATAATTATATAGTTATTGTAGCTGCTGAAGATAATTTGTTAAAAGGAGCTGCGGCACAAGCAGTGCAGTGTTTTAATATGCGTTTTGGTTTTTCTGAAACAGAATCAATTATTTAA
- the argB gene encoding acetylglutamate kinase: protein MNPLVIKLGGVLLESDDAMMRLFKALVDYKKHYKRHVLIVHGGGRLIDDLMIKLSLPVKKKNGLRITPYEHINIITGALAGTANKTLLAWALKHKLNAVGLCLADGNSVNVERIDQDLGHVGKASPGSPLFLIKLCEEGFLPIISSIGITDDGLLMNVNADLAATALATTLQANLILLSDISSILDGKGQRILEINRVQADQLIAQGIITNGMIVKVNAALEAAYILQRPVDIASWQNTESLELLFNGVNIGTRVSV, encoded by the coding sequence ATAAATCCTTTAGTTATTAAATTAGGTGGTGTTCTTTTAGAAAGCGATGATGCTATGATGCGTTTATTTAAAGCGTTAGTCGATTACAAAAAACATTATAAACGCCATGTATTAATTGTTCATGGAGGAGGTCGTTTAATTGACGATCTGATGATAAAACTTTCTTTACCAGTTAAAAAGAAAAATGGTTTACGTATTACTCCATATGAACATATTAACATTATTACAGGTGCATTAGCTGGAACAGCTAACAAAACCCTTCTTGCTTGGGCGTTAAAGCATAAGCTGAATGCCGTTGGACTGTGTTTAGCAGATGGAAACAGTGTTAATGTAGAAAGAATAGACCAAGATTTAGGTCACGTAGGAAAAGCCTCACCTGGATCACCATTATTTTTAATAAAATTATGCGAAGAAGGTTTTTTACCAATTATTAGTTCCATAGGAATTACTGATGATGGTTTGTTAATGAATGTAAATGCTGATTTAGCAGCTACAGCTTTAGCAACTACTTTACAAGCTAATTTAATTTTATTATCTGATATAAGTTCAATATTAGATGGCAAAGGGCAAAGAATTTTAGAAATTAATAGAGTGCAAGCTGATCAATTAATTGCACAAGGAATTATTACTAATGGTATGATTGTAAAAGTGAATGCGGCTTTAGAAGCAGCATATATTTTGCAACGTCCTGTAGATATAGCAAGTTGGCAAAACACAGAATCCTTAGAATTATTATTTAATGGAGTAAATATTGGTACTCGAGTTTCTGTCTAG
- a CDS encoding argininosuccinate synthase: MMSKKINKVVLAYSGGLDTSAIIPWLKENYNVEVIAFVADIGQSKKDLCGIEKKALESGASSCHIFDLKEEFIKNYVYPILRTGALYEGSYLLGTALARPIIAQKQVELAFNIGANALCHGATGKGNDQVRFEMAYAALAPDLHVIAPWREWNLHSRESLLKYLKERNISTTATLEKIYSKDENAWHISTEGGILENPWNPSNEDCWNWTVDPENAPEKPEYISLTLKEGSVVSINDQVLSPLTCVEKLNEIGSKHGIGRIDIIENRLIGIKSRGCYETPGGTIITAAIKAIEQLVLDRESFQWREKIALEMSLVVYDGRWFSPIRKSLQAAADSLSFEVNGEVVLKLYKGSVTAVQKNSPNSLYSEEYATFGKDQVYKQSDADGFIRLFSLSSRIRAKNQLK, from the coding sequence ATGATGAGTAAAAAAATAAATAAAGTGGTTTTAGCATATTCTGGTGGATTAGATACTTCAGCAATTATTCCATGGCTTAAAGAAAATTATAATGTTGAAGTAATTGCTTTTGTGGCAGATATAGGACAATCTAAAAAAGATCTATGTGGCATTGAAAAAAAAGCATTAGAATCAGGTGCATCTAGTTGCCATATATTTGATTTAAAAGAAGAATTTATAAAGAATTATGTATATCCTATATTAAGAACAGGTGCATTATATGAAGGCAGTTATTTATTAGGAACAGCATTAGCAAGACCTATTATTGCACAGAAACAAGTAGAACTTGCATTTAATATTGGTGCAAATGCACTATGTCATGGTGCTACTGGAAAAGGTAATGATCAAGTACGATTTGAAATGGCTTATGCAGCATTGGCTCCAGATTTGCACGTTATAGCGCCATGGAGAGAATGGAATTTACATTCAAGAGAATCGTTATTAAAATATTTAAAAGAAAGAAACATTTCCACAACAGCTACATTAGAAAAAATTTACAGTAAAGATGAAAATGCTTGGCATATTTCTACAGAAGGAGGAATACTAGAAAATCCTTGGAATCCGTCAAATGAAGATTGTTGGAATTGGACAGTAGACCCTGAAAATGCTCCAGAAAAACCTGAATATATTTCATTAACATTAAAAGAAGGTTCAGTAGTATCTATTAATGATCAAGTATTAAGTCCATTAACATGTGTCGAAAAATTAAATGAAATAGGTTCTAAACATGGTATTGGTAGAATTGATATTATTGAAAATAGATTAATCGGTATTAAGTCTAGAGGTTGTTATGAAACACCTGGTGGTACTATTATTACAGCAGCTATTAAAGCTATTGAACAATTAGTATTAGATCGTGAAAGTTTTCAATGGAGAGAAAAAATTGCTTTAGAAATGTCTTTAGTCGTGTATGATGGCCGTTGGTTTTCTCCTATACGAAAATCTTTACAAGCTGCTGCAGATTCATTATCTTTTGAAGTAAATGGAGAAGTTGTATTAAAATTATATAAAGGTAGTGTTACTGCTGTTCAGAAAAATTCTCCGAATTCCTTGTATTCTGAAGAATATGCTACTTTTGGAAAAGATCAAGTTTATAAACAATCTGATGCTGATGGTTTTATTCGGTTATTTTCTCTTTCTTCAAGAATACGAGCAAAAAATCAATTGAAATAG
- the argH gene encoding argininosuccinate lyase, which produces MALWGGRFINESHKLFKKFNTSLSFDHVLAKEDIIASIAWSQALMKSNILTKEEQKTIESALLVLLKEVQDNTQSILTSNSEDIHSWVESNLINKIGKLGKKLHTGRSRNDQITTDLKLWCRKKIYILLETIIELQKNFILSAESNYNVIMPGYTHLQRAQPITFAYWCLAYVEMLKRDVSRLKDVLKRLNISPLGSGALSGTAWKINREELALSMGFKSASNNALDSVSDRDYIIELLSTAAISMMHLSRFSEDLIFFNSGEANFIELSDAITSGSSLMPQKKNPDALELIRGKCGRVYGSLNSILVILKSLPLSYNKDMQEDKEGLFDSIKTWNNCLNIAILVLKNVKIKHKSCRKAAEEGYSNATEIADYLVKKGLTFREAHNISGQLVLHAINENKSLNNLTLSTFQTYSNLIEEDIYKNITLESCLEKRLSQGGVAPFQVYQEIVKAKKRLNIL; this is translated from the coding sequence ATGGCTCTTTGGGGTGGACGATTCATTAATGAATCTCATAAATTATTTAAAAAATTTAATACATCTTTATCGTTTGATCATGTTTTAGCAAAAGAAGATATAATCGCTTCTATTGCTTGGTCTCAAGCGCTAATGAAAAGTAATATTCTTACTAAAGAAGAGCAAAAAACAATAGAGTCTGCACTTCTTGTCTTATTAAAAGAAGTTCAAGATAATACTCAAAGTATTCTCACAAGTAATTCTGAAGATATTCATAGTTGGGTTGAGTCTAATCTGATTAATAAAATTGGAAAACTAGGAAAAAAACTACACACAGGTCGCAGTCGTAATGATCAAATTACTACGGATTTAAAATTATGGTGTAGAAAAAAAATTTATATTTTGTTAGAAACAATAATTGAATTGCAAAAAAATTTTATTTTAAGTGCAGAATCTAATTATAATGTTATTATGCCAGGATATACTCATTTACAACGTGCACAACCAATTACTTTTGCATATTGGTGTTTAGCTTATGTAGAAATGTTGAAGCGAGATGTTAGTCGTTTAAAAGATGTTTTAAAGCGTTTAAACATAAGTCCTTTAGGTTCTGGTGCTCTTTCTGGAACAGCATGGAAAATCAATCGTGAAGAACTTGCCTTATCTATGGGATTTAAATCAGCAAGTAATAATGCATTAGATAGCGTTTCTGATCGTGATTATATTATTGAGCTTTTATCCACTGCTGCTATTTCTATGATGCATTTATCACGATTTTCTGAAGATTTAATTTTTTTTAATTCTGGTGAAGCTAATTTTATTGAATTATCTGATGCCATTACATCAGGATCCTCTTTAATGCCTCAAAAAAAGAATCCAGATGCATTAGAGCTTATTCGTGGTAAATGTGGTCGTGTTTATGGTTCTTTAAATTCTATTTTAGTTATACTAAAATCTCTTCCTTTATCTTATAACAAAGATATGCAAGAGGATAAAGAAGGCTTATTTGATTCTATAAAAACATGGAATAATTGCTTAAATATTGCGATATTAGTTTTAAAAAACGTAAAAATAAAACATAAATCTTGTCGTAAAGCTGCAGAAGAAGGTTATTCTAATGCAACAGAAATTGCTGATTATTTAGTAAAAAAAGGTTTAACTTTTCGTGAAGCTCATAATATATCTGGTCAATTAGTATTACATGCAATTAATGAAAATAAATCTTTAAATAATTTAACGTTATCTACGTTTCAAACTTATAGTAATCTTATTGAAGAAGATATTTATAAAAACATTACTTTAGAATCTTGTTTAGAAAAAAGATTATCACAAGGTGGTGTAGCACCATTTCAAGTGTATCAAGAAATTGTTAAAGCTAAAAAAAGATTAAATATTCTTTAA
- a CDS encoding rhodanese-like domain-containing protein, whose protein sequence is MQDIVFFISENLILSSIWFFLLIIVILLIVKNFFLNFKFINNIQAIKLINKNNAIVIDTRSSKIFEKGHIVHSINIPLQKVSLKNINEIDLDKSFPIILIFHEVNEYNKYIREFIKSGFNDIFVLKNGIYNWNLDYLPLVTKEK, encoded by the coding sequence ATGCAAGATATAGTGTTTTTTATTAGTGAAAATCTTATACTTAGCAGTATATGGTTTTTTTTACTAATAATAGTAATATTATTAATAGTTAAAAATTTTTTTTTAAATTTTAAATTTATTAATAATATACAAGCAATAAAATTAATAAATAAAAATAATGCGATTGTAATTGATACGCGTTCTTCAAAAATTTTTGAAAAAGGTCATATTGTTCATTCTATCAACATTCCATTACAAAAAGTATCTTTAAAAAATATTAACGAAATAGATTTAGATAAATCATTTCCTATTATTTTAATATTTCATGAAGTCAATGAATATAACAAATACATAAGAGAATTTATAAAATCTGGTTTTAACGATATTTTTGTCCTAAAAAATGGTATATATAATTGGAATTTAGATTATTTACCATTAGTGACTAAAGAAAAATAA
- the secB gene encoding protein-export chaperone SecB, with amino-acid sequence MSETKINKKFFEIQRIYIKDVSFEAPNTPNVFHLKWEPIVKFNLNTFSKKIEKNIFEIILQIKVIVKIKEKIVFLCDVDQAGIFFISDYNEKKINYYLYSYCPNILFPYARECISGLVSHASFPQMNIMPINFDDIYKNHIKFKKNSV; translated from the coding sequence ATGTCAGAAACAAAAATAAATAAAAAATTTTTTGAAATTCAACGTATTTATATAAAAGATGTTTCTTTTGAAGCACCAAATACGCCCAATGTTTTTCACTTAAAATGGGAGCCTATTGTAAAATTTAATTTGAATACTTTTTCTAAAAAAATAGAAAAAAATATTTTTGAAATTATTTTACAAATTAAAGTTATTGTAAAAATTAAAGAAAAAATAGTATTTTTATGCGATGTAGATCAAGCAGGTATTTTTTTTATTTCAGATTATAATGAAAAAAAAATAAATTATTATTTATATTCTTATTGTCCTAATATTTTATTTCCTTATGCCCGTGAATGTATCTCTGGTTTAGTATCTCATGCTAGTTTTCCACAGATGAATATTATGCCTATTAATTTTGATGATATTTATAAAAATCATATAAAATTTAAAAAAAATAGTGTCTAG
- the cysE gene encoding serine O-acetyltransferase: MSFSESSKIWNKIVYQVSCSLKKEPILSDFYQNSVLQHNNLLDSLSYILANKLSTSSISEKKMQIIFHDIYIHNSSLLNFIVKDINAILSRDPVVTDYLTPLLYLKGFHALEAYRLSHHLWNTKKKSLSIYLQNRISTVFSVDIHPAACIGSGVMLDHATGIVIGESAIIEDNVSIFHSVTLGGTGKNNSKNRHPTIRKEVVIGAGAKILGNIEVGFGAKIGAGSIVVKNVPSNVTVVGIPARIVNSIGNNKFSSKEEKNNLFYIHGFQYGDGI, encoded by the coding sequence ATGTCTTTTTCAGAATCATCAAAAATATGGAATAAAATAGTTTATCAAGTATCTTGTTCATTAAAAAAAGAACCAATTTTGTCAGATTTTTATCAAAATAGTGTTCTTCAGCATAATAATTTGCTTGATTCTTTAAGTTATATATTAGCAAATAAATTGTCTACATCTAGTATTTCTGAAAAAAAAATGCAAATTATTTTTCATGATATATATATACATAATTCTTCCCTATTAAATTTCATCGTTAAAGATATCAATGCTATATTAAGTAGAGATCCAGTAGTAACAGATTACTTGACGCCTTTATTATATTTAAAAGGCTTTCATGCATTAGAAGCTTATAGATTGAGTCATCATCTTTGGAATACGAAAAAAAAATCATTATCTATATATTTACAAAATAGGATATCTACTGTATTCTCAGTTGATATTCACCCGGCTGCCTGTATTGGTTCAGGTGTAATGTTAGATCATGCTACTGGTATCGTTATTGGGGAAAGTGCAATTATAGAAGATAATGTTTCAATTTTTCATTCTGTTACTTTGGGTGGAACTGGTAAAAACAATAGTAAAAATAGACATCCTACTATTAGAAAAGAAGTCGTTATTGGTGCTGGAGCAAAAATATTAGGGAATATTGAAGTAGGTTTTGGCGCAAAAATAGGTGCTGGTTCCATAGTTGTAAAGAATGTTCCTTCGAATGTAACAGTAGTAGGAATACCAGCAAGAATTGTTAACTCAATAGGTAATAATAAGTTTTCTTCTAAAGAAGAAAAAAATAACTTATTCTATATTCATGGATTTCAGTATGGTGATGGAATTTAA